The following proteins are co-located in the Echinicola sp. 20G genome:
- the guaB gene encoding IMP dehydrogenase: MNLNTDKFLFEALTYDDVLLVPGYSEVLPRDTDTSTQLTKKIRLNIPLVSAAMDTVTEAELAIAIALEGGLGFIHKNMTIEQQAAQVRKVKRSQSGMILDPITLQIDAKVKDAEAIMREFHIGGIPVVDKDRNLMGIITNRDLRFIKDQQKPVKEIMTSANLITAKAGITLEQAEEILQEHKIEKLPIIDEDNKLTGLITYKDILKRKDKPNACKDEYGRLRVGAAVGVTADIVDRVQALKDAGVDVVSIDTAHGHSKGVIDTCKKIKETFPDLEVIVGNIATPEAAKALAEAGADAVKVGVGPGSICTTRVIAGVGVPQLSAVFECAKALENTGVPVIADGGIRYSGDLVKAVAAGASSIMIGSLLAGTEEAPGEMIIYQGRKFKTYRGMGSLEAMESGSKDRYFQDAEDNIKKLVPEGIVGRVAFKGLVSEVLYQLVGGLQAGMGYCGTQTVTDLQKNGKFVKITAAGVHESHPHDISITREAPNYSVKG, translated from the coding sequence ATGAATCTAAATACCGATAAATTCCTCTTCGAAGCACTCACCTATGACGACGTGCTTTTGGTGCCTGGATACTCAGAAGTACTCCCTCGCGACACCGACACTTCCACTCAACTTACTAAAAAAATCCGGCTAAACATTCCTTTGGTTTCAGCAGCTATGGATACTGTTACCGAAGCGGAATTGGCTATTGCCATTGCTTTGGAAGGTGGCTTAGGCTTTATCCATAAAAACATGACCATTGAGCAGCAAGCAGCTCAAGTAAGGAAAGTGAAGCGTTCCCAAAGTGGAATGATCCTGGATCCTATCACCCTTCAAATTGACGCCAAAGTTAAAGATGCGGAGGCGATAATGAGGGAATTCCATATTGGAGGTATTCCTGTCGTGGACAAAGACAGAAACCTAATGGGAATCATTACCAACAGGGACTTGAGATTTATCAAAGACCAGCAAAAACCTGTTAAGGAAATCATGACTTCTGCCAATCTGATCACTGCCAAAGCAGGTATCACTTTGGAACAAGCAGAAGAAATCCTTCAAGAGCATAAAATTGAAAAGCTTCCTATCATTGACGAGGACAATAAGCTAACTGGTTTGATCACTTATAAGGATATCCTGAAAAGAAAAGATAAGCCTAACGCTTGTAAAGATGAATATGGAAGACTGAGAGTAGGAGCAGCCGTTGGTGTAACTGCAGATATAGTAGATAGGGTGCAGGCTTTGAAAGACGCAGGAGTTGACGTTGTTTCAATCGACACAGCTCATGGTCACTCTAAAGGAGTAATCGATACCTGTAAAAAAATTAAAGAAACTTTCCCTGACCTTGAAGTTATCGTAGGTAACATTGCCACTCCTGAAGCTGCCAAAGCGCTAGCTGAAGCAGGTGCTGACGCAGTGAAAGTAGGTGTTGGGCCTGGTAGTATCTGTACCACCAGGGTGATCGCTGGAGTTGGAGTTCCCCAGCTATCTGCTGTTTTTGAATGTGCCAAGGCACTTGAAAACACTGGTGTACCAGTTATCGCTGATGGTGGAATTCGCTATTCTGGAGATTTGGTGAAGGCTGTTGCTGCAGGCGCAAGTTCTATTATGATCGGTTCATTACTCGCTGGAACAGAAGAGGCTCCTGGAGAAATGATCATCTATCAAGGCAGAAAATTCAAAACGTATCGTGGTATGGGCTCTTTGGAAGCTATGGAATCAGGATCCAAAGACCGCTACTTCCAAGATGCTGAAGACAATATCAAAAAACTAGTACCAGAAGGTATTGTGGGACGTGTGGCTTTTAAAGGCCTGGTCTCAGAGGTATTGTATCAACTGGTAGGTGGACTTCAAGCAGGTATGGGCTACTGTGGCACACAAACTGTTACTGACCTTCAGAAAAATGGCAAGTTTGTAAAAATAACCGCTGCAGGTGTTCATGAATCCCATCCACATGACATCAGCATCACAAGGGAAGCACCTAACTACAGTGTGAAAGGATAA
- a CDS encoding nucleoside-diphosphate kinase, whose protein sequence is MASNRTFTMIKPDAFGAGNSGAILKMIEEAGFKIVAIKATQLTAELAGKFYAVHKERPFYNDLCNYMSSGPIIAAILEKDNAVEDFRKLIGATNPADAAEGTIRKLFAKSIEANAVHGSDSDENAEIEGNFYFSQFERVL, encoded by the coding sequence ATGGCAAGTAACAGAACATTCACTATGATCAAGCCTGATGCTTTCGGCGCAGGTAATTCAGGTGCGATCCTTAAAATGATCGAAGAGGCAGGATTTAAAATTGTAGCGATCAAAGCCACTCAGCTTACTGCTGAGCTAGCAGGTAAATTCTACGCTGTACATAAGGAGCGTCCTTTTTACAATGACCTTTGCAACTACATGTCTTCAGGCCCTATCATCGCTGCCATCCTTGAAAAAGACAATGCAGTGGAAGACTTTAGAAAATTGATCGGTGCTACCAACCCTGCTGATGCAGCTGAGGGAACCATCCGTAAGTTGTTTGCCAAGTCTATCGAAGCAAATGCCGTTCACGGCTCTGATTCTGACGAAAATGCTGAAATCGAAGGAAACTTTTACTTCAGCCAATTCGAAAGAGTACTATAA
- a CDS encoding FKBP-type peptidyl-prolyl cis-trans isomerase, which yields MKNIKSLMLSAGVLATCFGVVSCQKSKTTEDGTEYTYIEEGTVKPENGQFVIYEFTAKNSKDSVFISSIENGAPAYMVHNDSIKRYDTTKVRPGIDEIFSNLCKGDSIQFSSTASKIFGEMNTPPFLTADETVTLNIGVVDILDESEMQDFMTKVQEKQRAKMEQKSEEQLATDIKMIQDYMAENSLNATKTESGLFYIIEEEGNGESVEEGNTVSVNYTGYVLDGTVFDTSVEEVAKENDIFNEGRPYEPFSVMVGQGRVIPGWDEGLQLLKGGSKAKLLIPSTLAYGPRQAGEVIKPNSILVFDVEVVDVQK from the coding sequence ATGAAAAACATTAAAAGTTTGATGTTGTCAGCAGGTGTGTTGGCAACATGTTTCGGCGTAGTATCTTGTCAAAAAAGCAAGACCACTGAAGATGGGACAGAATATACTTACATCGAAGAGGGTACTGTAAAGCCAGAAAATGGCCAGTTTGTAATTTATGAATTTACAGCAAAGAATAGTAAGGACTCCGTCTTTATCTCAAGTATAGAAAATGGCGCGCCGGCTTATATGGTTCACAATGATTCTATCAAAAGGTATGATACCACTAAGGTAAGACCAGGGATCGATGAGATTTTTTCCAATCTTTGTAAAGGAGACAGTATTCAGTTTTCTTCTACTGCTTCGAAGATTTTTGGTGAAATGAACACACCTCCATTCCTGACTGCTGATGAAACAGTTACCTTGAACATAGGTGTGGTTGATATCTTGGATGAATCTGAGATGCAGGATTTCATGACCAAAGTGCAGGAGAAGCAACGTGCCAAAATGGAGCAAAAATCTGAAGAGCAATTGGCGACAGATATCAAAATGATTCAGGACTATATGGCGGAAAATAGCTTAAATGCTACTAAGACAGAGTCTGGTCTTTTCTATATCATAGAGGAAGAAGGTAATGGAGAATCTGTAGAGGAAGGAAATACCGTTTCTGTAAACTATACAGGTTATGTTCTGGACGGAACAGTATTCGATACTAGTGTAGAAGAAGTGGCCAAAGAAAATGATATCTTCAATGAAGGTCGTCCATATGAGCCTTTCAGTGTGATGGTAGGCCAAGGAAGAGTGATTCCTGGTTGGGATGAAGGTTTACAGTTATTGAAAGGTGGAAGTAAGGCAAAATTGTTGATCCCTTCTACTTTAGCTTATGGCCCTAGACAGGCTGGAGAAGTCATTAAGCCAAACTCTATTTTGGTTTTCGACGTTGAAGTAGTAGATGTTCAGAAATAA
- a CDS encoding lysylphosphatidylglycerol synthase transmembrane domain-containing protein produces the protein MKLDNKEIFKTLNPNKVWIPVLIGIGIVFLMFYTDPSITRENLESVFDASLLSLGIAFLVIAMRDAGYVFRIREITDKKLTWTRAIYVIILWEFASAVTPSIVGGTAVAVFILHKEGIKLGKAIAYVMITAILDNLFFVIGAPIVLYLAQGSIFPESRVLELRLGKSLNLIFWLSYSLYAVYSLIMALALFYRPRVFKWVLLKIFSIKWIRKWKHNASEYGDQIIESSKELQGKKLGYWLTIILATIFIWSSRYLMLNALITAYVDLSLSQHIIVFARQIIMWIVMMISPTPGSSGTAEFFFAQFFYEFLSNYTFVTSILWRMLSYYPYLLLGAIFLPRWIRQVFFKKK, from the coding sequence ATGAAGTTAGACAACAAAGAGATTTTCAAAACACTTAACCCGAATAAGGTTTGGATTCCCGTGCTGATAGGTATTGGAATAGTCTTTTTGATGTTCTATACCGACCCGTCTATCACCAGGGAAAATTTGGAAAGTGTATTTGATGCTTCCTTGCTTAGCTTAGGGATAGCCTTTTTGGTAATAGCCATGAGAGATGCGGGTTATGTATTTCGAATCCGGGAAATTACCGACAAGAAATTGACTTGGACCAGAGCGATCTATGTCATTATCCTCTGGGAATTTGCTTCCGCGGTAACGCCATCTATTGTAGGAGGAACAGCTGTAGCGGTATTTATATTGCACAAAGAAGGGATCAAGCTAGGTAAAGCCATTGCTTATGTGATGATCACTGCTATTTTAGACAACCTGTTTTTTGTGATTGGAGCTCCTATTGTTTTGTACTTGGCCCAAGGAAGTATTTTTCCGGAAAGCAGGGTGCTAGAACTGCGTTTGGGTAAGAGCTTGAATTTGATCTTTTGGCTGAGCTATTCCTTGTATGCGGTTTATTCCTTGATTATGGCTTTGGCTTTATTTTATCGTCCGAGAGTTTTTAAGTGGGTACTTCTAAAAATCTTTAGCATCAAATGGATCAGGAAATGGAAGCATAATGCGAGTGAATATGGGGATCAAATCATAGAATCAAGCAAAGAGCTTCAAGGTAAGAAATTAGGATATTGGCTGACCATTATACTTGCGACGATCTTTATTTGGTCTTCGCGGTACTTGATGCTGAATGCACTGATAACAGCTTATGTGGACCTGAGTTTATCACAACACATTATCGTATTTGCAAGGCAAATTATCATGTGGATCGTGATGATGATTTCTCCAACACCAGGCAGTAGTGGTACGGCAGAGTTCTTCTTTGCCCAGTTCTTTTATGAGTTTTTGTCCAATTACACCTTTGTAACCAGCATCCTGTGGAGGATGTTGTCCTATTATCCTTATTTACTTCTGGGAGCGATCTTTTTGCCAAGGTGGATCAGGCAGGTTTTTTTCAAAAAGAAATAA
- a CDS encoding FKBP-type peptidyl-prolyl cis-trans isomerase: protein MKNLIIIFAAALISGLFASCISDQETAQEIYQKDLAKIDAYLDQTDYQFVDFYQDEATGIVILWEYLSYSGVVPENDDSLYVDYTGMLLDESVFDTSVEAVARENGIYSSERDYEPLEYIYGYNTLISGVIIGLSKMEEGDRARVIMPSYYGYGNTEISSQIPANSVLIFDLDLKEIDKD, encoded by the coding sequence ATGAAAAATCTTATTATAATATTTGCAGCAGCCCTTATTTCAGGGCTGTTTGCTTCTTGTATTTCTGATCAGGAAACTGCCCAAGAAATATATCAAAAAGACCTGGCAAAAATCGATGCCTACTTAGATCAGACAGACTATCAATTTGTTGATTTCTACCAAGATGAAGCAACAGGTATAGTGATTTTGTGGGAGTACCTTTCTTATTCCGGAGTTGTTCCTGAAAATGATGACAGCTTATATGTGGACTATACAGGAATGCTTTTGGATGAGAGTGTATTTGATACTTCTGTTGAGGCAGTAGCCAGGGAAAATGGCATTTACTCCTCTGAAAGGGATTACGAGCCTTTAGAGTATATTTATGGGTATAACACTTTGATTTCTGGAGTAATCATCGGTCTTTCAAAAATGGAAGAGGGTGATCGGGCAAGAGTGATTATGCCTTCTTATTATGGCTATGGTAATACAGAGATTTCTAGTCAGATACCGGCCAATTCAGTATTGATCTTTGATTTAGATCTAAAGGAAATTGATAAAGACTAG
- a CDS encoding homogentisate 1,2-dioxygenase, with the protein MAFYHKLGNIPPKRHTQFEQADGSLYKEELVSSKGFSGIYSILYHIHNPNQVKSIGKPKAFDWEIAKEYGLKQTHLNTSEVSTTGKDYLHARKILLKNSDVMMGICIPEDRKMDYFFKNADGDEVIFVHEGNGSLISQFGRLQVKSGDYIVIPRTTIYKFEWKKGKVKLLVIESVSPIETVRRYRNEVGQLLEHSPYCERDIRVPDKLVLEKEEGDYLVQIKKQGQLHQYTYEHSPLDIVGWDGYLFPYALSIHDFEPITGRIHQPPPVHQTFQSAGFVICSFVPRLFDYHPLSIPAPYNHSNIDSDEVLYYVDGEFMSRKGINRGSFTLHMGGLPHGPHPGTVEKSIGKKKTEETAVMLDTFKSLYLTQDALRFVDKNYPMSWSE; encoded by the coding sequence ATGGCATTTTATCATAAACTAGGCAACATTCCGCCTAAAAGACATACCCAATTTGAACAAGCTGACGGAAGCTTGTACAAGGAAGAACTGGTAAGTTCAAAAGGTTTTTCTGGAATTTATTCCATTTTATATCATATCCATAACCCCAATCAAGTAAAATCCATTGGTAAACCCAAGGCCTTTGACTGGGAGATAGCGAAAGAATATGGATTAAAACAAACACACCTAAACACTTCTGAAGTAAGCACTACGGGGAAAGATTATCTCCATGCCAGAAAAATACTGTTAAAAAACAGTGATGTAATGATGGGTATTTGTATTCCCGAAGACCGAAAAATGGATTATTTCTTCAAAAATGCAGATGGAGATGAAGTGATATTTGTCCATGAAGGGAATGGCAGCTTAATTTCTCAATTTGGCCGCTTGCAGGTAAAATCAGGCGACTATATCGTAATACCTAGAACCACGATTTATAAGTTTGAATGGAAAAAAGGTAAGGTAAAATTATTAGTGATCGAATCTGTCAGCCCAATAGAAACCGTCAGAAGATATCGGAATGAAGTAGGCCAACTCCTAGAACACTCCCCTTACTGCGAAAGGGATATCAGAGTTCCTGACAAACTAGTTTTAGAAAAAGAAGAAGGCGACTACCTAGTTCAAATCAAAAAGCAGGGGCAATTACATCAATATACTTACGAACACAGCCCTTTAGATATAGTTGGCTGGGACGGATACTTATTCCCTTATGCCCTTTCCATCCATGATTTTGAACCTATCACAGGACGGATACATCAACCACCTCCAGTCCACCAAACTTTTCAATCAGCCGGCTTTGTCATTTGTTCCTTTGTTCCAAGGCTGTTTGACTATCATCCTTTATCCATTCCTGCTCCTTACAACCATTCCAACATAGACTCTGATGAAGTATTGTATTATGTGGATGGAGAGTTTATGAGCAGAAAAGGCATCAATAGAGGCTCATTCACCTTGCATATGGGAGGTTTACCCCATGGACCACATCCCGGAACCGTTGAAAAAAGCATTGGAAAGAAAAAAACGGAGGAAACAGCTGTCATGCTGGATACTTTCAAATCGCTTTACCTTACCCAAGATGCTTTGAGATTTGTGGACAAAAACTACCCTATGAGTTGGTCTGAATAG
- a CDS encoding Kazal-type serine protease inhibitor domain-containing protein, which produces MKKLSLIAGVMLLLAFQCEDNEPGSGKNCIDPDKINPNAACYEIYAPVCGCDGKTYANDCYAAAAGVKSWTEGACEK; this is translated from the coding sequence ATGAAAAAGCTTTCTTTAATCGCTGGAGTCATGTTGCTATTGGCCTTTCAGTGTGAAGACAATGAACCTGGTTCAGGAAAGAATTGCATTGATCCGGATAAAATTAATCCCAATGCTGCTTGCTATGAAATCTATGCGCCAGTTTGTGGATGCGACGGAAAGACCTACGCAAATGACTGCTATGCTGCTGCTGCTGGAGTGAAGTCTTGGACAGAAGGAGCCTGTGAAAAGTAA
- a CDS encoding FKBP-type peptidyl-prolyl cis-trans isomerase, which yields MKQYIFGILGLMVIAGMISCEPNNPYDLGPVYDVAGNLEKDSVKIAEYLETAEYDSLYRIHDPSGVVIIVQEEGTGSRPFNGNLVYTNYVGKLTDGSVFDTNIQSVAEENGLHEDGDEYNPFPFYVVSASNSTSSGAIYGFSLGFKRLRSGSKGVIIIPSPYAYRDVDRETIPANSVLVFEVDFLGMD from the coding sequence ATGAAGCAGTATATTTTTGGGATATTAGGTTTGATGGTGATAGCAGGGATGATTTCTTGTGAGCCCAATAATCCTTATGATTTAGGTCCGGTTTATGACGTGGCGGGAAATTTGGAGAAAGACAGTGTGAAGATCGCTGAATACTTGGAGACTGCTGAATACGATAGTCTGTACAGGATTCATGACCCTAGTGGTGTGGTGATTATTGTACAGGAGGAAGGGACTGGCTCAAGACCTTTTAATGGTAATTTGGTTTATACCAATTATGTTGGCAAGTTGACCGATGGGTCGGTTTTTGATACCAATATTCAATCAGTAGCGGAGGAAAATGGTCTGCACGAAGATGGAGATGAGTACAATCCTTTTCCTTTCTATGTCGTTAGTGCTTCCAATTCAACTTCTTCTGGAGCCATTTATGGGTTTAGTTTAGGCTTCAAAAGGCTTAGAAGCGGTTCCAAAGGAGTGATCATTATTCCTTCTCCTTATGCATATAGGGACGTGGATCGTGAAACTATTCCTGCCAATTCAGTATTGGTATTCGAAGTGGATTTTCTTGGAATGGATTGA
- a CDS encoding bifunctional oligoribonuclease/PAP phosphatase NrnA has translation MLELESFKKLLSSPKKIVITTHHKPDADALGSSLGMANYLKKKDHEVAVITPSDYPSFLYWMKGNDEVLNFEEKGHAKEINEKMTAAEMVICLDFSCLGRINELGEMVKQSTAVKVNIDHHLDPEDFADFRYWSTEAAATCELVFDLIVKLGDKDLIDADIADCLYSGIMTDTGGFRHPNTTKHVHMVTAELIGLGADNAKISRLIYDTNSVNRLKFIGFALSRRLIIHNDLHTAYFWISKRDLKKYDSRTGDTEGLVNYALSLDGIKIAALFTERKDGVKISFRSVEDIAVNKFAAKYFNGGGHKNAAGGKSDLPLKETIEKFEKLIKENQERLLNQLELVNEKH, from the coding sequence ATGCTAGAGTTAGAGTCATTTAAAAAACTACTGTCCTCACCAAAGAAAATCGTAATCACCACACATCACAAGCCCGATGCAGATGCTTTGGGATCATCCCTGGGGATGGCCAATTACCTCAAGAAAAAAGATCATGAGGTAGCTGTGATTACGCCTTCTGATTATCCTTCCTTTTTGTATTGGATGAAAGGTAATGATGAAGTACTGAACTTTGAGGAGAAGGGCCACGCGAAGGAAATCAATGAGAAAATGACAGCTGCTGAAATGGTCATTTGCCTTGATTTTTCCTGCCTTGGCAGGATCAATGAACTGGGTGAAATGGTCAAGCAGTCTACTGCTGTCAAAGTAAATATCGATCATCACCTAGACCCGGAAGATTTTGCGGATTTTAGGTATTGGAGCACTGAGGCAGCTGCTACCTGTGAGTTGGTTTTTGACCTGATTGTTAAATTGGGGGATAAAGATCTTATTGATGCTGATATTGCAGATTGCCTGTACTCGGGTATTATGACCGATACAGGAGGCTTTCGTCATCCAAATACCACCAAACATGTGCATATGGTCACTGCTGAGTTGATTGGCTTGGGTGCTGACAATGCAAAAATTTCCCGTTTGATATACGATACCAATTCTGTAAACCGTCTAAAATTTATAGGTTTTGCCTTAAGTAGAAGGTTGATCATTCACAATGATCTTCATACCGCATATTTTTGGATTTCTAAAAGAGATCTTAAGAAATATGATTCCCGTACGGGTGATACAGAAGGGTTGGTAAATTATGCTCTTTCACTGGATGGGATAAAAATAGCCGCTTTGTTTACCGAGCGCAAAGATGGTGTCAAGATTTCCTTCAGGTCTGTAGAAGATATCGCTGTAAACAAGTTTGCAGCAAAATATTTCAATGGTGGAGGGCACAAAAATGCTGCTGGTGGCAAATCAGACTTGCCACTTAAGGAGACAATTGAGAAATTTGAAAAATTAATAAAAGAAAATCAGGAAAGATTATTAAATCAACTAGAGTTAGTCAATGAAAAACATTAA
- a CDS encoding formyl transferase, whose amino-acid sequence MKIVIISECKAREMLVLEKILLQYPRAVVIQPTFSNNNKKRNWKGILKRILVKARYGKLKRILYSSEKNTEIVNRVPFDVKQINSTEGINFLKRLSPDLLITCRAPLLKEEIINIPSMAAVNVHYGISPKYRGNDTLFWPLLFKDFDYIGGCLHLLNKGVDTGNILAEVYPALNKEDTETSIDIKTSELLGETLVKYIRKLEISRRTIPGIKQLDKGKNYRKNDRTIRKSLRLIFREIAGKQQIPNRPEKVVTHFEEESISIFA is encoded by the coding sequence ATGAAAATAGTAATTATCAGTGAATGCAAAGCTAGGGAAATGCTCGTTTTGGAGAAAATATTACTTCAATACCCTAGGGCAGTAGTAATTCAACCCACTTTCTCTAATAACAACAAGAAAAGAAATTGGAAAGGCATTTTAAAAAGAATCCTTGTCAAAGCAAGGTATGGCAAATTGAAAAGGATCCTTTATAGTAGCGAGAAGAATACTGAAATAGTGAATAGGGTTCCGTTTGACGTAAAACAAATCAATTCAACTGAGGGAATTAATTTCTTAAAAAGACTTTCTCCTGACCTTTTAATTACTTGTAGAGCCCCTTTACTCAAGGAGGAAATAATCAACATACCGTCAATGGCTGCCGTGAATGTCCATTATGGAATCTCACCCAAATATCGTGGTAATGACACCTTATTTTGGCCATTGCTTTTCAAAGATTTCGACTACATAGGTGGATGCCTTCATCTTCTTAATAAAGGTGTGGATACGGGTAATATATTGGCGGAGGTCTATCCTGCTTTAAATAAAGAGGATACTGAAACTAGCATTGACATTAAAACTTCTGAACTCCTCGGCGAAACCCTAGTAAAATATATCCGAAAACTTGAGATAAGTCGCCGGACTATACCCGGCATCAAGCAGCTTGACAAGGGTAAAAATTATAGAAAAAATGACCGCACGATCCGGAAGAGCCTTAGGCTAATCTTTAGAGAAATAGCAGGCAAACAGCAAATACCTAATCGACCAGAAAAAGTAGTCACGCACTTTGAAGAAGAAAGTATTAGTATTTTTGCTTAA
- a CDS encoding RsmB/NOP family class I SAM-dependent RNA methyltransferase: MRLHSNTVYGVVNAIDEIFNNQQYADKVIERTLKSNPKWGSRDRGFIAESAYEMVRWWRLINEVSPTDDLFHLFATYWLMQGNEVPPWREFDGIDVDKVKQRYEAISSRAILQSIPDWMDEMGSELLGDKWDDEINALNEQAQVVIRANSLKITREDLANRLKEDNIETFAPKGYRDALVLAKRQNIFRNPAFKEGLFEVQDASSQLVADALDVQPGMRVIDACAGAGGKSLHLAALMQNKGKILSMDVEEWKLKNTKLRARRNGISIIETKTIEGSKTIKRLKDSADRLLLDVPCSGMGVLRRNPDTKWKLSPESISNVRLIQQDILQGYSSMVKSGGVMIYATCSILPTENQMQVEQFLQSDKGQNFKLLEDQKVLAHESGFDGFYIAKLQRK; the protein is encoded by the coding sequence ATGAGGCTTCATTCCAATACCGTATACGGAGTTGTCAATGCCATAGACGAAATTTTCAACAATCAGCAATATGCTGACAAGGTGATAGAAAGAACGCTAAAATCCAATCCTAAATGGGGCTCAAGGGACAGAGGGTTTATCGCCGAATCTGCCTATGAAATGGTGAGATGGTGGCGTTTGATCAATGAGGTCAGTCCTACAGATGACTTGTTCCATCTTTTTGCCACTTATTGGTTAATGCAGGGAAACGAAGTGCCTCCTTGGAGGGAATTTGATGGTATAGATGTCGATAAAGTCAAGCAGCGTTATGAAGCTATTTCCAGCAGAGCGATATTGCAATCCATTCCTGATTGGATGGACGAAATGGGCTCCGAATTGCTGGGTGATAAATGGGATGATGAAATCAATGCCCTCAATGAGCAAGCCCAAGTGGTCATCAGAGCCAATTCATTAAAAATAACCCGCGAGGATTTAGCCAATCGCCTGAAAGAAGATAATATCGAAACTTTTGCACCCAAAGGATACCGGGATGCCCTGGTCCTTGCAAAAAGACAAAATATATTCAGAAACCCTGCATTTAAGGAAGGACTCTTCGAAGTGCAGGACGCCTCTTCCCAATTAGTAGCCGATGCTTTGGATGTACAGCCAGGAATGCGGGTAATCGATGCCTGTGCGGGAGCTGGAGGTAAATCCTTACACTTGGCCGCACTAATGCAAAACAAAGGCAAAATACTCTCGATGGACGTAGAAGAGTGGAAACTCAAAAACACCAAACTAAGAGCCAGGAGAAACGGCATCAGCATAATCGAAACCAAGACGATCGAAGGCAGCAAAACGATTAAAAGATTAAAGGATTCCGCTGATAGATTGCTATTGGACGTCCCTTGTTCTGGCATGGGTGTTTTAAGAAGAAACCCTGATACCAAGTGGAAACTTAGCCCAGAATCCATTTCAAATGTCCGACTAATTCAGCAAGACATTCTACAAGGCTACAGCTCCATGGTCAAATCTGGGGGAGTAATGATCTACGCTACTTGTAGTATTTTACCTACCGAAAACCAAATGCAGGTAGAGCAATTTCTTCAAAGTGACAAAGGCCAAAACTTCAAACTACTTGAAGATCAAAAAGTTTTGGCTCATGAAAGTGGTTTTGATGGATTTTACATCGCCAAGCTTCAACGAAAGTAA